From a region of the Roseivirga sp. 4D4 genome:
- a CDS encoding energy transducer TonB, with translation MERKKTIQADLSRKSALFMMIGLVISLSITVAAFEWKNTSMGDLMDLGTLDDDFPDILEIPQTEQPPKDPPKVKHFQIIDIPDDEEIDEEIDIDIDVDITEDTEIDDVVFEPEPDEEIAETVVLFPEQQASFPGGQKAWRKFLRDNLKYPRQAQRMNLSGAVMLSFVVNKEGMISDIEVIREVGGGCDEEAARVLGLSPMWNPGLQRGRAVKSRMTIRVVFSLR, from the coding sequence ATGGAAAGAAAGAAAACAATACAAGCCGATCTTTCACGTAAGTCAGCCCTATTTATGATGATAGGCCTTGTGATCAGCCTAAGCATAACAGTTGCCGCCTTCGAATGGAAAAATACTAGCATGGGTGATTTAATGGACTTAGGAACATTAGATGATGACTTCCCTGATATACTAGAAATACCACAAACTGAGCAACCTCCCAAGGACCCTCCCAAAGTCAAACACTTTCAGATCATTGATATTCCAGATGATGAGGAGATTGATGAGGAAATTGACATTGACATAGATGTAGATATCACAGAGGACACTGAAATTGATGATGTCGTTTTTGAGCCAGAACCTGACGAGGAAATTGCAGAAACAGTTGTGCTCTTTCCTGAGCAGCAAGCATCATTCCCTGGAGGACAGAAAGCTTGGAGAAAGTTTCTCAGAGACAACCTCAAATATCCTAGGCAAGCACAACGCATGAATCTAAGTGGTGCCGTCATGCTATCATTTGTGGTAAACAAGGAAGGAATGATATCGGATATAGAAGTGATCAGGGAAGTGGGAGGCGGTTGTGACGAAGAAGCTGCAAGAGTACTCGGTTTATCTCCAATGTGGAACCCCGGCTTACAAAGAGGAAGAGCTGTAAAATCTCGGATGACCATACGCGTAGTCTTTAGTCTGAGATAG
- a CDS encoding energy transducer TonB, whose product MEIKKNRNIDYNLHRPLLLTIGLVISTLLVSMTFNIRSSYQPEVLPVPDFPFDTYIPPIPITEFDQPKKPQLSKPKLPKAMVISEVPRIDTRKILEPSPEPIQDIIPMVAEEPPMPPEKAVREFLIVEEQASFPGGSQAWMKYLKKNFKYPKRAKRAGIEGRVFLSFYVDTEGNLSDIEVLRGIGNGCDQEAIRVLKQSPKWNPGKQRGVPVKSPMTLFITFKLK is encoded by the coding sequence ATGGAAATCAAAAAGAATCGAAACATTGACTATAACCTTCACAGACCATTATTACTTACAATAGGACTTGTTATAAGTACCCTTCTGGTCTCAATGACCTTCAATATCAGGTCTAGCTATCAACCTGAAGTGTTACCAGTACCAGACTTTCCATTTGATACCTACATACCTCCTATTCCCATTACCGAGTTTGATCAGCCGAAAAAGCCACAGCTGTCTAAGCCCAAACTTCCTAAAGCTATGGTCATATCAGAAGTACCCAGGATTGACACGCGTAAGATTCTCGAGCCATCGCCTGAGCCCATTCAAGATATAATACCAATGGTCGCTGAAGAGCCTCCAATGCCACCCGAAAAGGCAGTGAGGGAGTTTTTAATAGTCGAAGAACAAGCTTCCTTTCCTGGAGGAAGCCAAGCATGGATGAAATATTTAAAAAAGAATTTTAAGTACCCAAAACGCGCAAAAAGAGCCGGCATCGAAGGGAGGGTCTTCCTCAGTTTCTATGTTGATACCGAAGGCAATCTATCTGATATAGAAGTGCTTCGAGGCATAGGAAATGGATGTGACCAAGAAGCCATCAGGGTTCTGAAGCAATCTCCTAAATGGAACCCTGGTAAACAGCGTGGTGTGCCTGTCAAGTCACCTATGACATTATTTATCACCTTTAAACTCAAATAA
- the gcvH gene encoding glycine cleavage system protein GcvH: MNIPSELKYTEDHEWIKVEGDIATVGITDFAQGELGDIVYVEIETEGETIDAGEVFGTVEAVKTVSDLFMPLSGEIVEFNENLEDSPETVNESPYEDGWMIKIKISDASEVENLMAAESYQAHIGG; the protein is encoded by the coding sequence ATGAATATACCATCAGAACTCAAATACACCGAAGATCACGAATGGATCAAAGTAGAAGGTGATATCGCCACAGTTGGCATCACCGATTTCGCTCAAGGCGAATTAGGAGACATTGTTTATGTCGAAATTGAAACTGAAGGAGAAACCATTGATGCAGGCGAAGTGTTCGGTACTGTAGAGGCGGTAAAAACAGTATCAGATCTTTTTATGCCTCTCTCTGGAGAAATTGTTGAGTTCAACGAGAACCTGGAAGACAGTCCTGAAACTGTTAACGAGAGTCCTTACGAAGATGGTTGGATGATCAAGATAAAAATCAGTGATGCCAGCGAGGTTGAGAACCTAATGGCAGCTGAATCTTATCAAGCTCATATTGGAGGATAA
- a CDS encoding VanZ family protein, which yields MEDNIQTGQKNWLYLMPAIIWALILAFLMLLPQESFPESKLLSYDKLAHIGVFALLSALLLFGGLKTKFLGKTKTSLLARSLTISIVYSTGLEFLQNFSPGRSTDLYDLIANVVGAIFGVLVFYIFNKNKFAIYKLML from the coding sequence TTGGAGGATAATATCCAGACTGGACAGAAAAATTGGCTGTACTTAATGCCTGCAATAATTTGGGCATTAATATTGGCTTTTCTGATGCTATTGCCTCAAGAGTCCTTTCCAGAATCAAAATTACTTTCTTACGATAAATTGGCCCACATAGGCGTATTTGCTTTACTCAGTGCGCTTTTACTATTTGGAGGACTCAAAACTAAGTTTTTAGGCAAAACTAAAACATCTTTGCTAGCCCGATCGTTAACTATAAGTATAGTTTATAGTACTGGGTTAGAATTTCTTCAGAATTTTTCACCTGGCCGATCAACAGATTTGTACGATTTAATCGCAAATGTCGTAGGGGCTATTTTTGGTGTATTAGTTTTTTATATATTTAACAAAAATAAGTTTGCGATTTATAAACTAATGTTATAG
- the sprA gene encoding cell surface protein SprA, translating to MPTYARDLQTQDTTKAKSDTSKYVKSPYPKYRSIYPLGDPLFRPQLRSPLWFNGGSHLKKNIALDTGKNLIFSEQIGGSLYRPPTLVPFNQAVQKSLQLGNRNFFREKSKALDGESAISNRGQLIPPIALNPFFDRLFGGDQILINTNGFVQLDLGGRFQRVDNPAIPIRQQRNGTFEFDQNIQMSLQGTIGSKLRLNANFDNNNSFDFENELKVEFSGLESDIIKSLEIGNVSMPIANSLIQGGQNLFGFKTQLQFGRLYATVLAASQRGSSESIEIDGGVQRSEFEIRASDYDENRHFFLGQFFRNNYENWNQSIPSIISGIQISRVEIYILNRSNNTQTLRNFVGFMDLGEGDVFQNGNPFVGSGANNAPTSNSANSLFQNLQNNPNLRQADQVSSLLESQGLEKGQDFERVTGARKLDPAEYTFNRELGFISLNRQLQNDEVLAVSYEYNFRGQNFKVGELTEDYQNRSEDEVIFLKLLRPNKINTQVPTWDLMMKNIYNLNAAQIDRQSFQLRVIYRDDDTGIDNPSLHEGQNTKDIPLIEIMGLDRLNQNGDPQKDGNFDYVEGITINPDGGYMIFPKLEPFGRTLDEQFLPSEQFLREKYVFDTLYRTTKADAQLVSRLDKFFIKGSLQSGSASEIKLDAFQVAEGSVVVTAGGTPLVDGQDYQVDYAQGKVTIINPSIANSGKKIRVTYEKADLFNFQARNLLGARFDYVYNERTNVGLTLMHLNERPQITRIGIGNEPVSNTMWGLDVNYSDDSRLLTKLVDALPFIDTKAPSKLSFSGEFAQLIPGTSNQVDGEGTSYIDDFEATVTPFSLSSVQAWRLGATPKTDDNRFDLSSQTPDRLGANYRRAKIAWYTVDNVFYRSTGRARPENITPEDLENHYVRSVGQNEVINRDAQQIIVNEPTLDIAYYPSERGMYNYNPNLNNDGSLPNPEQNYGAITRAITNEVDFDKTNIEYIEFWMMDPFINVTNGDLNNPRGLIDDGINTPRANTTGGKLRFNLGSISEDVMRDERHAFEQGLPTDGSTDPDDVITNEWGRVTRQPYLNPAFDNTAEARTNQDVGLDGIQTTEEQTFFQDYLNALNLSPQARQAILDDPSNDNFRYYLGDEFDAADAKILERYKRFNGMEGNSPISAGSQLFTPSNSNLPDNEDLNRDNTLADLEEYYEYEIDLRPGALQVGRNNVVDKITRSVNGDDVDWYLFRIPVRKPDRVQGNINGFKSVRYLRTYLTDFSEPIVMRMVNFRLVGSQWRIFNESLFEKGLFEIPEPSDPNFTVSVVGFEENSLGGQGRPPYVLPPGIIRDRDNTSAVQRRRNEQSLQLSVENLRDRDARAVFKNVSQDMVNYGRLKMFLHADSPDEIAPGEVTAFLRLGTDFTENYYEIEVPLTMTLDGQISPREIWPEENEIDVAFSSLYEVKANRNRSNANLSLPFTEQVGRYNITVVGRPDLSTVQTLMIGMRNPSSVDSEPKTFFLWANELRVTDFDSKSGFAANARLDAQLADLGNVSASLRHSSIGFGAISDKISDRSRERTTQYDVSTRLNLHKFFPEDWGLEIPAFFSFERSRSVPQFDPLDPDLPLDDVLNSFDTEEERDDYFDKVVDVSNRRSLNFSNVRKKRTTEKPAMPYDIENFSFTYAYNEVTRSNINTASYDYRNYRGAVNYAYQPKEVNIQPFKNVDFLNSKWLKLIKDFNFNPVPNSIIVSANLNRSFLRTQLRNAELGIEGIDPYFEKSFTMDRAYALNWNLAERITLDYTANARAIIDEPEGDLDTEAERDSVWNNLKSFGRIKDFNHNITATYTLPFDKIPLTEWISADLGYNATFNWQAGAIGQRDTLGNNANNTREFTLSGKLDLVSLYNNIGALKKINSPQRSRSRARSVNTAPDTVKTRKPLTEIPFVKGFLRTLMSIRSIDFNYNKSEGTVLPGYMPDVFLFGLDRDFSNPGFGFILGGQDPGIRDRLVRNGQYAPSEFLTTPFGQNRATVFSYNAAVEPFQDFRINLTGRKTFTENYQEIFRNDADADAFISVNPNRSGTYNVSYIMLKTAFEKDNDDNESPLFANFENYRSVVKDRLDLLNEAGTYDINSQEVVIPAFVAAYSGKDPETVNTSPFPKFPIPNWSLNYRGLSKIKALSEIFTSINLSHSYASRYDVSNYVNSPLYTLGLTLDNSVTDAGLANQFNENGALVPVYLAQQVVLSETMAPFLGLQVKTKGNWDLSFDYSRERNIALNLSNIQVTELTSNALQLNVGFAKTGVKIPFRINGRKESLPNELRFNMLFTVSDSKTVQRRIGESTIVTDGIRIFRLSPTLDYNISQALQLTLYFDRNVNDPRVSTSFLNARTSFGGRIQFNLSQ from the coding sequence ATGCCAACCTATGCCCGTGATTTACAAACACAGGACACAACCAAGGCAAAATCGGATACCAGCAAATATGTAAAATCACCTTATCCGAAATACAGGTCCATCTACCCTTTGGGTGACCCATTATTCAGACCACAACTGAGATCTCCTCTATGGTTTAATGGCGGAAGTCATCTTAAGAAGAATATTGCCCTGGATACCGGCAAGAATCTCATTTTTAGTGAGCAAATTGGAGGCTCACTCTACCGCCCTCCTACGCTTGTCCCATTTAATCAAGCGGTACAAAAGTCACTTCAACTAGGAAATAGAAACTTCTTTAGAGAAAAATCAAAAGCGCTAGATGGGGAAAGTGCCATCAGTAATAGAGGCCAACTTATCCCTCCTATTGCACTAAACCCATTCTTTGATAGGCTTTTTGGAGGAGATCAAATACTCATCAATACCAATGGCTTTGTGCAACTAGATCTTGGAGGAAGGTTTCAAAGAGTAGATAATCCGGCCATTCCTATCAGACAACAGCGGAATGGAACTTTTGAATTTGATCAGAACATCCAAATGAGTCTCCAAGGTACCATAGGTTCTAAATTAAGGCTCAATGCCAACTTTGATAACAATAACTCCTTTGACTTTGAGAATGAACTGAAAGTAGAATTTAGCGGATTGGAATCAGACATTATTAAATCCCTAGAAATCGGTAATGTGAGTATGCCGATCGCCAACAGTCTAATTCAGGGAGGACAAAATCTATTTGGCTTCAAAACCCAATTGCAGTTCGGCAGACTTTACGCCACGGTACTAGCCGCCTCTCAGCGAGGTAGCTCCGAATCCATTGAAATAGATGGTGGAGTTCAGCGGAGCGAATTTGAAATTAGAGCATCGGACTATGATGAGAACAGGCACTTCTTCCTTGGCCAGTTCTTTCGCAATAACTACGAAAACTGGAACCAAAGCATACCCTCCATTATCTCAGGTATTCAAATTAGCAGAGTAGAAATCTATATTCTCAATCGATCGAATAACACGCAAACCTTAAGAAACTTTGTAGGATTTATGGATTTGGGTGAAGGTGATGTATTCCAAAATGGGAATCCCTTTGTCGGAAGTGGTGCGAATAACGCTCCTACAAGCAATAGTGCTAACAGTCTATTCCAAAATTTGCAAAACAATCCTAATCTCCGACAGGCCGATCAGGTAAGTAGCTTACTTGAAAGTCAAGGTTTGGAAAAAGGTCAGGACTTTGAGCGAGTGACTGGAGCTCGAAAACTCGATCCTGCCGAATATACATTCAATAGAGAATTGGGTTTCATCTCTTTAAACAGACAGCTTCAAAACGATGAAGTGCTTGCCGTTTCTTACGAGTATAATTTCCGAGGTCAAAACTTCAAGGTGGGTGAGCTCACAGAAGACTATCAGAATAGGTCAGAGGACGAGGTAATCTTTCTCAAACTTTTGAGACCGAATAAAATCAATACCCAAGTACCCACCTGGGATTTGATGATGAAAAATATCTACAACCTCAATGCTGCTCAAATCGATAGACAATCATTCCAGCTCAGAGTGATCTATAGAGATGATGATACTGGCATCGACAATCCTAGTTTACACGAGGGTCAAAACACAAAAGATATCCCATTGATAGAAATCATGGGCTTAGATAGGCTTAATCAAAACGGAGACCCCCAGAAAGACGGCAATTTCGATTATGTCGAAGGTATCACCATCAATCCAGACGGGGGTTATATGATATTCCCAAAACTAGAACCTTTTGGTCGTACGCTGGATGAACAATTTCTACCTAGTGAACAATTCCTTAGGGAGAAATATGTATTTGATACGCTCTATCGAACGACCAAGGCCGATGCTCAACTCGTTTCTCGTCTGGATAAGTTTTTCATCAAAGGAAGCTTGCAATCAGGTTCCGCTAGCGAAATTAAGCTAGACGCCTTTCAAGTGGCTGAGGGCAGTGTTGTGGTTACCGCAGGAGGCACCCCTCTTGTTGATGGCCAAGACTATCAGGTGGATTATGCTCAGGGAAAAGTCACCATCATCAACCCATCGATAGCCAATTCTGGAAAGAAAATTAGGGTGACCTATGAAAAGGCTGACCTATTTAATTTTCAAGCCAGGAACCTTCTAGGTGCCAGGTTCGACTATGTTTATAATGAAAGAACCAACGTAGGACTCACTTTAATGCACTTAAATGAAAGGCCTCAAATTACTCGTATCGGAATTGGTAATGAACCGGTCAGTAATACCATGTGGGGGCTTGACGTGAACTACAGTGATGACTCCAGACTGTTAACCAAATTAGTAGATGCATTGCCATTTATTGATACCAAGGCACCTTCCAAATTGTCCTTTAGCGGTGAGTTCGCCCAATTGATCCCCGGCACTTCAAATCAAGTAGATGGTGAAGGCACCTCATACATTGATGATTTCGAAGCCACGGTCACCCCTTTTAGCCTTAGTAGCGTTCAGGCTTGGCGCCTAGGGGCAACACCAAAAACAGATGACAATCGTTTTGATCTTTCCAGTCAAACACCTGATAGACTTGGCGCAAATTATAGGCGAGCAAAGATTGCCTGGTATACTGTAGACAATGTTTTCTACCGTTCAACTGGTCGTGCCAGGCCAGAAAACATTACACCTGAAGATTTAGAGAACCACTATGTCCGATCTGTCGGTCAAAATGAGGTGATCAATCGAGATGCACAACAAATCATCGTCAACGAACCTACCCTAGATATTGCCTACTACCCTTCCGAAAGAGGCATGTACAACTATAATCCAAACCTTAACAATGATGGATCATTACCGAACCCGGAGCAAAACTATGGAGCGATTACCAGAGCAATCACTAATGAGGTAGACTTTGATAAAACGAATATCGAATACATTGAATTCTGGATGATGGATCCGTTCATTAATGTTACTAATGGAGACCTCAACAACCCTAGAGGACTTATTGATGACGGTATCAATACGCCAAGAGCCAACACCACTGGAGGAAAGTTAAGGTTTAACCTAGGAAGTATTTCTGAAGATGTTATGCGCGATGAACGTCATGCATTCGAGCAAGGCTTGCCTACCGATGGCTCAACTGATCCTGATGATGTGATAACCAACGAATGGGGCCGCGTAACCCGACAGCCTTATCTGAACCCAGCTTTTGACAATACGGCTGAGGCCAGGACAAACCAGGATGTTGGTCTAGATGGAATTCAAACCACTGAGGAACAGACATTCTTTCAAGACTATCTTAATGCCCTAAATCTAAGTCCTCAAGCCAGACAAGCGATTCTTGACGATCCTTCAAACGACAATTTTCGCTACTACCTTGGGGATGAATTTGATGCGGCAGACGCAAAAATCCTAGAACGATACAAGCGATTCAATGGAATGGAGGGTAACAGTCCTATTTCTGCTGGAAGCCAGTTATTTACTCCATCAAATTCTAACCTACCAGACAACGAAGACCTCAACCGAGATAACACACTTGCTGACTTGGAAGAGTATTATGAATATGAGATTGATTTAAGACCAGGAGCCTTACAGGTCGGAAGAAATAATGTGGTTGATAAGATCACGAGATCAGTCAATGGTGATGACGTTGATTGGTATCTTTTCAGAATTCCCGTTAGAAAACCGGATCGTGTTCAAGGAAATATTAATGGATTTAAGTCAGTACGATATCTAAGAACTTACCTCACAGACTTTTCTGAACCGATCGTGATGAGGATGGTAAATTTCAGACTTGTGGGAAGTCAATGGAGAATATTTAATGAAAGTCTCTTTGAGAAAGGACTGTTTGAAATCCCAGAACCTTCTGATCCCAACTTCACCGTTTCTGTAGTCGGCTTTGAGGAGAACAGTCTGGGTGGCCAAGGCAGACCGCCATATGTATTACCTCCTGGTATCATCCGCGATAGAGACAATACTTCAGCAGTTCAGAGAAGAAGAAATGAGCAGTCCCTTCAGTTAAGTGTTGAGAATCTTCGTGATCGGGATGCCAGAGCGGTATTCAAGAATGTAAGTCAGGACATGGTCAATTACGGTAGACTCAAGATGTTCCTGCATGCGGATAGCCCTGATGAAATTGCTCCCGGTGAAGTGACAGCCTTCTTGCGACTCGGTACAGACTTCACAGAAAACTATTATGAGATTGAAGTACCATTGACCATGACCTTAGATGGACAAATATCGCCAAGAGAAATCTGGCCAGAAGAAAATGAAATAGATGTGGCTTTCAGCAGTCTCTACGAGGTTAAAGCCAATCGAAATCGATCAAATGCCAACCTGAGCCTTCCATTTACAGAACAAGTAGGTCGATATAACATTACCGTTGTGGGCAGACCTGATCTTAGCACAGTCCAAACATTAATGATCGGTATGAGAAACCCAAGTTCTGTGGACTCAGAACCGAAGACCTTCTTCTTATGGGCAAACGAGCTAAGAGTTACCGATTTCGATAGCAAATCAGGCTTTGCTGCCAACGCGAGATTAGACGCACAGTTGGCTGACTTAGGAAATGTTTCGGCTTCCCTACGTCACTCATCCATTGGCTTTGGAGCGATCTCGGATAAGATTTCTGACAGAAGCAGAGAGCGCACTACCCAGTATGACGTATCCACAAGGCTGAATCTACACAAGTTCTTCCCTGAGGACTGGGGCTTGGAAATACCAGCCTTTTTCAGTTTTGAAAGATCACGATCAGTACCACAATTCGATCCACTAGATCCAGACCTACCCTTGGACGATGTACTTAACTCATTTGACACCGAGGAAGAAAGAGATGACTATTTCGACAAAGTGGTTGACGTTTCTAACCGAAGAAGTTTGAACTTCTCAAATGTTCGGAAGAAACGTACGACAGAGAAACCAGCAATGCCATATGACATTGAAAACTTCAGTTTCACCTACGCTTACAATGAAGTAACCCGAAGCAATATCAATACAGCTTCTTATGACTATCGAAATTATCGAGGTGCGGTTAACTATGCCTACCAACCGAAGGAAGTGAATATTCAACCATTCAAAAATGTTGACTTTTTAAACTCCAAGTGGTTAAAGCTCATCAAGGATTTCAATTTCAATCCCGTACCAAATTCGATTATCGTCAGTGCCAATTTGAACAGGAGTTTCCTTAGAACTCAGCTCCGAAATGCAGAGTTAGGCATCGAAGGAATTGATCCGTACTTCGAAAAGTCATTTACTATGGATCGCGCTTATGCTTTGAATTGGAATCTGGCAGAGCGCATAACACTAGATTATACGGCAAATGCCAGAGCGATTATAGATGAACCAGAGGGTGACCTGGATACCGAAGCCGAACGCGATTCGGTTTGGAATAACCTGAAAAGCTTCGGAAGAATTAAAGACTTTAATCATAATATAACTGCCACCTACACCCTACCCTTTGATAAAATTCCACTCACAGAATGGATCAGTGCGGACCTTGGTTACAATGCGACATTCAATTGGCAGGCTGGAGCCATTGGACAAAGAGACACACTGGGTAATAACGCCAATAACACACGTGAATTTACACTCAGCGGTAAACTGGATTTAGTCAGTCTATATAATAACATCGGTGCTCTGAAGAAAATAAATTCACCCCAACGGAGTAGATCAAGGGCGCGATCCGTCAATACAGCTCCAGACACAGTGAAGACTAGAAAACCTCTGACAGAAATCCCATTTGTAAAAGGCTTCTTGAGGACATTGATGTCAATCAGAAGTATTGACTTCAATTATAATAAATCTGAGGGCACAGTACTCCCCGGATATATGCCAGACGTATTCTTATTTGGCCTCGATCGGGATTTCTCCAACCCAGGGTTTGGCTTTATTTTAGGTGGACAAGACCCAGGTATTAGAGACAGGCTAGTACGAAACGGTCAATATGCACCAAGTGAGTTTCTTACTACTCCCTTTGGCCAAAACAGGGCTACAGTATTTTCCTACAATGCCGCAGTTGAGCCATTTCAGGACTTCAGAATAAATCTAACCGGCCGAAAGACATTCACAGAGAATTATCAGGAGATATTCAGGAATGACGCTGATGCTGACGCATTCATTAGCGTGAACCCTAATAGATCAGGGACTTATAACGTCTCATATATCATGCTGAAAACAGCATTCGAGAAGGACAATGATGACAACGAATCTCCCTTGTTTGCCAATTTTGAAAACTACAGGTCTGTTGTCAAAGACAGACTTGACCTGCTGAATGAAGCTGGCACGTACGACATAAATTCTCAAGAAGTGGTAATCCCTGCTTTTGTGGCTGCATATAGTGGTAAAGATCCAGAAACCGTCAATACCAGTCCATTTCCAAAATTCCCTATTCCAAATTGGAGTTTGAACTACAGAGGGCTTTCAAAAATTAAAGCCTTAAGCGAGATTTTTACCAGCATTAACTTGTCCCACTCCTATGCCAGTAGATATGATGTCAGCAACTATGTCAACTCTCCACTTTATACGCTGGGACTTACCTTGGACAATAGTGTAACAGATGCAGGTCTTGCCAACCAGTTTAATGAAAACGGTGCTCTCGTACCTGTCTACCTGGCACAACAAGTGGTGCTATCAGAAACAATGGCACCATTCCTAGGACTTCAGGTCAAAACTAAAGGCAACTGGGATCTAAGTTTCGACTATTCTAGAGAACGTAACATCGCGCTGAATCTATCCAACATTCAGGTGACAGAACTCACTTCAAATGCGCTTCAACTGAATGTAGGCTTTGCCAAGACAGGTGTAAAAATACCTTTCCGAATTAATGGACGAAAAGAGAGCTTGCCGAACGAACTCCGATTCAATATGCTATTCACGGTTAGCGATAGCAAAACCGTTCAAAGAAGGATTGGAGAATCAACAATTGTGACAGATGGAATTCGGATTTTCAGACTCAGTCCAACACTTGATTATAATATCAGCCAAGCCCTTCAATTGACACTCTATTTTGATAGAAATGTTAACGACCCAAGAGTGTCAACCAGTTTCTTAAATGCCAGAACTTCCTTTGGTGGGAGAATTCAATTCAATTTGTCTCAATAA
- a CDS encoding energy transducer TonB translates to MEAKKTPQADVNKKSTMFIMVGLIVSLGITLMAFEYKQYDEGELMDLGMADDDFEELTEIPPTEQPPPPPPPVKQPQIIEIPDEEEIEEEIEIDLDVEITEETEVEEIVFEEEPEEEEADKVFLVVEEDAAFPGGPGAWNKFLRKNLKYPKQAKRMGIEGNVYLSFIVDRTGTISDIEVIREVGGGCDEEAVRVLKASPKWTPGKQRGKAVIQRMTLRIVFRLK, encoded by the coding sequence ATGGAAGCCAAAAAGACTCCGCAAGCGGACGTAAACAAGAAGTCAACCATGTTTATCATGGTCGGTCTGATTGTCAGCCTCGGAATCACATTAATGGCCTTTGAGTATAAGCAATACGATGAAGGTGAGTTGATGGATTTGGGAATGGCAGATGACGATTTTGAAGAACTAACGGAAATCCCTCCTACGGAGCAACCACCTCCACCGCCACCGCCAGTGAAGCAACCTCAAATTATTGAGATCCCTGACGAAGAAGAAATCGAGGAAGAGATTGAAATCGATCTTGACGTTGAAATTACTGAAGAGACTGAGGTAGAAGAAATTGTTTTCGAAGAAGAACCAGAAGAAGAAGAAGCCGATAAGGTATTCTTGGTTGTTGAAGAAGACGCTGCTTTTCCTGGTGGACCGGGAGCATGGAATAAATTTCTTAGAAAAAACCTAAAGTACCCTAAGCAAGCTAAAAGAATGGGTATTGAGGGTAATGTTTACCTTTCTTTTATCGTAGACAGAACCGGAACCATTTCTGATATTGAAGTGATCAGAGAAGTTGGTGGCGGATGCGATGAAGAGGCTGTTAGAGTGCTAAAAGCATCTCCAAAATGGACTCCAGGTAAGCAAAGAGGAAAAGCTGTTATTCAGCGAATGACTTTAAGAATCGTATTTAGACTTAAATAA
- a CDS encoding YicC/YloC family endoribonuclease → MLKSMTGFGRSRGQRSGYNVTVELKSLNSKFLDAQIRIPKNFLDKELELRSQLAKGLNRGKVSLSIDLVNEEGGVDAQQVNESLFKAYYSDFERLADEVGAAKEDLFRIALHSPDVLIPQMEDEELLKEQWGFIQEHFQQAIKAIDEFRMQEGATLEKELKNYIANIDTFLKEIAVHDPERVLVIKERIQKHQQELSTSDIFDENRFEQEMIYYIEKFDISEEIVRLTNHLSYFNEVIGEKDSQGKKLGFISQEIGREINTIGSKANYAPVQKLVVNMKDELEKIKEQLLNII, encoded by the coding sequence ATGCTAAAATCTATGACCGGCTTTGGCCGATCCAGGGGACAAAGAAGTGGTTACAATGTGACGGTTGAGTTAAAGTCATTGAACTCTAAGTTCTTAGACGCTCAAATAAGAATCCCAAAGAATTTTTTAGATAAGGAATTAGAGCTGAGAAGCCAATTGGCCAAAGGCTTGAATCGAGGTAAAGTGAGCTTGTCCATTGACTTAGTCAATGAAGAGGGAGGCGTAGATGCACAGCAGGTAAATGAATCCCTTTTTAAGGCTTACTATAGTGATTTTGAACGTTTGGCGGACGAGGTTGGAGCCGCCAAGGAAGATCTTTTTCGAATTGCATTGCACAGTCCAGACGTTCTAATCCCTCAAATGGAAGATGAGGAGTTACTGAAGGAGCAGTGGGGTTTTATTCAGGAGCATTTTCAACAGGCGATAAAGGCAATAGATGAATTCCGTATGCAAGAGGGAGCCACACTTGAGAAGGAATTGAAAAACTATATCGCCAATATTGACACGTTTTTGAAAGAAATAGCTGTCCATGATCCTGAACGAGTACTCGTGATCAAAGAACGGATTCAAAAGCATCAACAGGAACTATCTACCTCAGATATATTCGATGAAAATCGGTTTGAGCAGGAAATGATTTATTATATCGAGAAGTTCGATATCAGTGAAGAAATTGTCCGTCTTACTAATCACCTGTCTTACTTCAATGAGGTTATTGGGGAGAAGGATTCCCAAGGGAAGAAGCTGGGCTTTATCTCTCAAGAGATAGGTAGAGAGATTAATACCATTGGCTCTAAGGCCAACTACGCACCTGTACAGAAGTTGGTAGTCAATATGAAAGATGAGCTAGAGAAGATAAAGGAACAGTTGTTGAATATTATTTAA